ATCGTCGCAAGTATTTAAAATTATTTTAGAACAAGGCTTAAATCGTCAAATCCGCCGTATGTGTTCAGCACTTGGCTATTCGGTAAAACGTCTGCAACGTATTCGCATTATGAATATCCAGATTGGCAACTTAAAAGTTGGTCAATGGCGCGATTTAACCGATACAGAACGAAACGAACTCTTTGATTTACTAGACTATACACCAAAGCAATAAGTGCAGCTGCCTCCTAAAAGCTACACATTTTGCGCTTTTAGGGGGATACACGATGCTGACGATACACCCGACTGAACATTTAACAGGATTAACGGTAAGCGGAGATTATTGGGATTTAGATGACATCATTCAAGCCATTCATGAAATTGTTGGTGAAGAAATGCATTATTTTCACTATGAAGGTGCACGAAAACGCCTGTTAAAGGTTTGTGCAAAAATGCGCCAAGCAGCAAAAGGTGAGCATGACATTCACTATATCGCCAATGGTATTAATAAAAATGCCATTAAAAAAATGAAGGCCATTGTCCCTGAACGCAGTGTTTATTATGCGGTAAATATTCTCCTACCTGAACTCGTCTTTACCGCTTTAGCGTTAAATGATTTCGTAGTACTCTATAAAGAAACTGTGGATGATTCGGAGTGGAGCTTGGTGACGACCTCGGTTCGAAAGTTCCAAGCAATGATTGCAGATGCAATTGCGTCATTCATGACAGAAGATCATTATCTTTTATTTTTAACGACGCTCCATACAAAGTCGCCGCTGTTTCACCAGTATGCAACGCAGTATGTCGATATTTTAAACTTGGAATATTTAGCGCTATCAAAAGAAGAACGCGCGGAGTATATCACTTCGTTTACACTGCGTCTATTAGCAGAAGACGAGGCTTATAAAGTACTAATCGATCGACTATTAAACGTAACCCGAATTTCAAAGCAATCGCTATATGAAGTGGTGCTTACCCTAAAATATCCTGAAGATGAAAATATTCTTTGGTAAGATAAAAAGGGAGCTGAACAAAAATGTTCAGCTCCCTTTTTAAATTTGTTCAAATGCCATTTTCTTAATCATTAATTATAGTCCACCTAAGTAGGCTGCTTTTACTTCTTCACTTTCCTGAAGCTCTTTCGCAGTACCAGCAAGTACGATTTTTCCCGTTTCTAATACGTATGCGCGGTGTGCAACTGACAACGCCATATTGGCATTTTGCTCTACAAGTAAAACCGTTACCCCTTCTTTATTGACCATTTTAATAATGTTGAAAATGTTTTTTACCATAAGTGGTGCCAGACCCATTGATGGCTCATCCATGATGATTAGCTTTGGTTTTGCCATTAGTGCACGGCCCATCGCCAGCATTTGCTGCTCCCCACCTGATAACGTACCAGAGAGCTGCTTACGACGCTCTAACAGACGTGGAAATAGCTCATACACATGCTCCATGTCCTTTTTGATGCCGTCCTTATCTTTACGTAAATAGGCACCCAGCTCTAGATTTTCCTCTACGGTCATATTCGAAAATACACGGCGGCCTTCTGGAACGTGTGAAATCCCGTCTTTTACAATCGATTGCGCGGCTTTCCCATCAATTGCTGCGCCTAAATATTCAATTGAACCACGCTTTGGCTTGAGTAAACCCGAAATCGTTTTTAATAGCGTGCTTTTACCCGCACCATTTGCGCCGATTAATGTGACGATTTCACCTTCATTTACTTCGAGGGAGAGCCCTTTTAAGGCTTGAATATTGCCATAGTAAACATCGATGTCATTAATTTTTAGCATATTATTCTGTTACCTCCTCACCTAAGTATGCTTCAATTACTTTTGGATTTGAACGAATTTCCTCCGGTGTACCATCCGCAATTAATTGCCCGTGATCGAGCACATAAATACGTTCACAAATCCCCATAACTAAATGCATGTCATGCTCGATTAATAAAATTGTTAAATCGAATTCTTTCCGGATGAATGCGATTAATTCCATTAAATCATGCGTTTCTTGCGGATTCATACCAGCAGCTGGCTCATCTAGTAATAAGAGTTTCGGATTCGCCGCTAACGCACGCGCAATTTCTAAGCGGCGCTGCATGCCGTACGGTAAATTTTTTGAGAGCTCATCTCGGTACACATCTAAGCCAAAGATTTTTAAAAACGCGAGCGATTCCTCTTCCATTTTCGCTTCTCCTTTAAAGTGACTCGGTAAGCGGAAAATGCTTGAAATTAAATTATGCTTCGCTAATCCATGGTTCGCTACTTTTACGTTGTCCAGTACCGATAACTCTTTAAACAAGCGAATGTTTTGGAATGTACGACTAATGCCTTGGCGTGTTACTTTATATGGATCGAGTCCGCCAATTGATTTGCCGTCAAACAGAATTTTGCCTTCCGTTGGCGCATAAACCCCAGTTAACATATTAAATGTTGTGGTTTTACCAGCACCATTCGGCCCAATCAACCCAACTAACTCCCCTTGATTCATATAAAAATCAACGTTTTGTACCGCTTTTAACCCGCCAAATTGAATGCCTAGTTTATCTACTTGAAGAAGTGCACTACTCATACACCAGTACCTCCTTTTTTACCGAACTTGAAGAATTCTGTGATTTCTTTCGTGCCAAGTAATCCTGTTGGACGGTAGAGCATGACTAAAATTAAGACAAGTGAATAAATAATCATCCGTGTTTCTGGGAAGCCTTGTAGGTACGTAGAAACGATTGTTAAAAGAATCGCTGCAATAACAGAACCTGAAAGACTACCTAAACCGCCTAATACAACGAAAATCAAAATATCAAATGACTTTAAAAAGCCAAATGCTGTCGGTTGAATTAAGTAATAGTTATGCGCATAAATCGCACCTGCAACGCCGGCAAAGAATGAACCAATCGCAAATGCCACTACCTTGTAGTACGTTGTATTAATCCCCATGGCATCTGCTGCAATTTCATCTTCACGAATCGAAATACACGCACGGCCATGGCGTGATTTGGTAAAGTTCGCAATAACTAAAATCGTAATGAAGGTACCGAAAAACGCATATGTCCATGTTGCCTGATGTGTAACAGTCATCCCTGCTGCACCACCAACATAGTCAATATTTAAGAACACGATTCGAATAATTTCAGCAAAGCCCAGTGTAGCAATCGCTAAATAGTCCCCTTTTAAACGTAAAGACGGAATTCCTACGAGTAAACCTGCTAATGCAGCAACAACGGCACCTACTAAAATAGCTGTTATAAATGGCATCCCTAGCTTCATTGTACAAATTGCTGAAATATAGGCCCCTACCGCTAAGAAACCAGCATGACCAATCGAAAACTGTCCAGTAACCCCGATAATGACATGTAAACTAACCGCAAGCATAATGTTAATGCACATCGCAATAAACATATTCTGATAGTAAAACGCGATAACCCCGTTTGAAATTAATAATTGAACAACCGCGTAAATAACAAGTGCTAGGACCGCATAACCCCAAAATATTTTTGACTTTTTCATGCTGTTCACCTACACTTTCTCGCGCGTATTTTTACCGAAAATACCCGCTGGACGAATGATTAAAATTAAAATTAAAATGACAAATGCTGCAGCATCGCGCCATAGCGAATATCCAAGTGCTGAAACAACGGTTTCTACTACACCTAACAGTAAACCACCAACCATCGCCCCTGGAATGATACCAATCCCACCTAATACGGCTGCGATAAACGCTTTAATCCCTGGGAGCATCCCCATAAGTGGATCAATACGTGTATAGTAAATCCCAAAAATTACCCCTGCTGCACCTGCTAAAGCTGAACCAATCGCGAATGTTGCTGAAATTGTATTATCAACATTAATTCCCATTAGCTTTGCTGCGTCGGCATCATGTGAAACTGCACGCATCGCCTTTCCGATTTTTGTTTTATGAACGATGAATTGTAATAAGAGCATTAAGAAAATCGATACTGATAAAATGAAAATTGCAAGCGTACTAATTTGAACACCGAAAATATCAAAATTCGTTTTTGAGAATACATTTGGGTAGGCTTCTGGTGACGAACCACGGAAGAAGATAACCGTATACTCAATAAGTAGCGAAACCCCGATCGCTGTAATAAGTGCTGCAATCCGTGTCGCATTACGTAAACGTTTATACGCAATACGCTCAATAATTACTCCGATTACCGCACACAAAATCATCGCTAAAATAAGTGCTAAAAAGACGTTCATTTCCCAGCGAGCGATCGCATAAAAGCCAATGAATGCACCGAGCATGAACACATCACCATGGGCAAAGTTGATTAATTTAATAATCCCATATACCATCGTGTAGCCAAGTGCGATTAGCGCATAAATACTGCCTAGCGAAATCCCGTTTACGAGCTGTTGGATCCATTCCATACCTTTCACTCCTTTATCTTTTTTATGTACGACCAACGAAAAAAAGGGAGGCAAAATTTTCGCCCCCCCCTACTTGTAGTAAAAAATTAAGGATTTACTTTAGAGTTGAACTGTTGCTTACCGTCTACGAATTCTAGAACTGTTGCAGATTTTACTGGGTTGTGGTTTTCGTCAACTGTGAATGTACCTGTTACTAAGCTTAAGTCCTTCGTTGCTGCTAGTTGTTCTTGAACAGCTACACTTGTAATGTCACCATCGACACGGTTGATGGCATCGACAATAAAGTAAATTGAATCATAGCCTAATGCGTGGAAAGCATTTGGTGCTTGGCCATATTCATCGTTAAATGCTGTTACGAAATCTTGAATTTTTGCATCTGGATCTTCAGATGAATAGTGGTTCGTGATAAATGTATTATTTAATGCATCACCACCAGCTAAATCTACTAATGTTGGTGAATCCCAACCATCAGCACCCATTAATGGTACGGTAATACCCGCCTCACGTGCCTGCTTAACAATTAGACCAACTTCTTCGTAATAACCTGGAATGAAGATGAAATCTGGATTTTTGCCTTTAATATTTGTTAACTGTGATTTGAAGTCTACATCTTTTGCTACATACGCTTCTTCAGCAATAACTGAACCGCCGTTTGCTTCAATTGTTTCTTTGAATGATGCTGCTAGTCCTTTTGCATAGTCAGATGCGTTATCCGCAAAGATTGCTACATTTTTCGCTTTTATCTCATTTGTTGCAAAGTTCGCTGCCACTGTCCCTTGGAATGGGTCAATGAAACATGTACGGAATGCATAGGCATTTACTGAACCATCGTCATTCACTGTAACATTTGGTGCTGTACCAGAACCCGTTACCATAGGCACTTTATGTTGATTGGCAATTTGAACGGTTGCTACCGAGTTACCCGAAGTTGCTGGTGCGAGCATTGCTACAACTTTTTCCTGCTCAGCTAAACGAATTGCCGCAGAAGTTGCCTCTGCTGTTTCTGATTTATTGTCTACTGGAATGTACTCGATTTGTTTGCCATCGATACCACCTGCAGCATTAATTTCTTCAATTGCTAATTTTGCCCCATCATTAATAGATGAACCGTAAGAAGCGACATTGCCTGATAATTCTAAGTTAGCACCGATTTTAATTGTGTCACCCGATACTGCGTTACCGCTTCCCGATTTGCTTGCATCTTCATCTGATCCGCAACCTGCTAATACCCCTGTTAGTAGTGCTGTTGCCATAAATAATGAACCATATTTTTTCATTTTGTTGTGTTTTCCCATCTTTGTGTCCCCCTAGTATACTTTTAAAAGTTTGATATTTCTGATAATTATACTTAATTTAGCACCATCCGACAATCTATTTTTTAAATATTCAGAATTGAAGATGCGAGAATAATTAAGTAATATATTCCAACTTCTGTATTGTAATTTATTTAGAATATTTAGTCTACTGTGATTTTTCTGTAAATTTTACAGATTTAGCGTTAATAAAATTTACAGTTCCAGTTTGAATACATGTAAATTTTATTAACTGTGCATTACGAAATACGGAAGACAACGATACGCTCATTTTCATTTTTTTCATGTCTTAATTTTATATTCATATAGTATTCTAATGCTAAATCCTGCTGTAAATAATCTAAGTAGTCGGGCGATGGATAGTATAGGACAATATCGATGATGCGTGGGTTTTGCTCATAAGATGTGTAAATATGCTGCATAAACTCACGAAATACATGAACCGAGAACGGGTTGAAGAAGAAAAATACTTGGTCTTGTTTTTTTATTTCATAGTGTTCTGCAATTAAATGGTAAAATTCAATCGCACCTTGTTTTTTTCCACACTTTTTTAAATACCGCTCTTTATTATGCTCAGCTTCCACAAAAAACTTTTGATCCATCTCAATCCCTTTAGCTGGAACATCAAAACGGTGATAAATATAAATTGGCACACGTCCTTTGCCACAGCCAACGTCTAAAAAATGTCCACCCGCTGGCATTTCATAATGCTCGAATAGCTGCTCTAGCCCACTATAAGGAGTCGGTTCGTAGCGATGGTATTTCGCTAGCTTTGGAAACCCATACTGAAAACCAACTGTGTCAATATTTAAAAATTTATCAAATTGTTGTTCATTCATTACATAAAACTCCTCACAAAAAAGCTATTCTATAAATTTACCTTATAGAACAGCTTTCAATTTTACTCTATCGTTTATGGACATTATACACTCATTTGAACATGGAATGCTTGCACCAGTCCATGAGTTCTACCTCTCGCATTGCAATGATCCTTCAAAAACTGAACCTATTCTGTTCTACGGTTTCTACCCCTTCCACAACAACCTTTAAATTAAGCGAATTTCCTAATTGAATAATCGACTTAATAATCGATAAATCTTTTTCTGACATCGGGACGTCCTCAATAAAAAAGCAACCTTTTAATTAAAAAAGTTGCTTTGTAGACGATCCGTTATTGGTCTTTTTTCTCATGTTCAAGTAACCATTCTTTTCTCCATAGTCCCCCTGCATAACCAGTTAGCTTTCCATTCTTACCGATTACACGATGACATGGAACAATAATACTCAATTGATTTTTACTATTTGTCATTCCTACGGCGCGTACTGCCTTCACATTACCAATCACTTCCGCAATCTCTTTATATGAAGCCGTTTTACCAAATGGGATGGTTGTTAAAGCTTGCCACACGTGATTTTGAAAGACCGTTCCTTCATGTAGATAAGGCACTGTAAATTGCTGACGTTCTCCTTTAAAATATTCATCTAATTGCTCATAACAACGGTTCAAAACAACTGGTGTCGCTTCTGTTTTTTCAAAGACTACGTGCTCACGTGATGCAAATAATACCGCTGTGATCTGGTGATTTGTTGCCGTTATTTCAATCACGCCAATCGGTGAATGATAATCTAATTGATAGAACATATAGAACCTCCGTTTTAATAGATAATTTGCCCTTTACTATAACGTACAAAAAAAGAACCTTCAATCTCCGAAGGGATTAAAGGTTCTTTTTTGATTATTTATTTAAGTTTAACGCTTCAGCAGTTGATTCATGTACTTCTTTAAGAAGTGCTGTGTTTTCAGCTAAGTTTTGACCATAAGCTGGAATCATTTCTTTAATTTTTGCTTCCCAAGCTTTCACTTCTTGTGGGAAACATTGATTAATTACTTTTATCATTACAGATACTGCCGTAGAAGCACCTGGAGATGCCCCAAGTAATGCTGCGATTGAACCGTCTTCTGAATTAATTACTTCTGTACCGAATTGTAATGTACCTTTACCAGCCGGTGTGTCCTTAATAACTTGTACACGTTGACCCGCTACAATAATTTCCCAATCCTCTGACTTAGCAGTTGGTACGAATTGACGTAATTCTTCAATACGTTTATCTTTAGAAGCCATAACTTCTTTCATTAAATAAGTTGTTAGGTCCATGTTTTTCATACCACAAGCCATTAATGTAACTAAGTTATGTGGTTTGATTGAAGCTGGTAAATCCATATAAGAACCTGTTTTTAAGAACTTCGTATTGAAGCCTGCGAATGGTCCAAATAATAATGATTTTTTGCCATCAATGAAACGCGTATCTAAGTGAGGTACTGACATTGGAGGTGCTCCAACTGCCGCCTTACCATATACTTTAGCGTGGTGTTGGTTGACAACTTCTTCGTTGTTACAAACTAGGAATAAACCTGAAATTGGGAATCCACCAACATGCTTCGATTCAGGGATGCCTGTTTTTTGTAGTAACTCAAGGCTACCACCACCAGCACCTAAGAATACGAATTTTGCCGTGTGGTATTCTACTTTACCGCTATTTTTATCGTGGACTTTAACTTCCCATAAGCCTTCTTTGTTACGTTTTACATCAAGAACGCTATGGTTGTAGTTTACATCTACATCTTGCTTTTGTAAGTTTGCAACTAACGTTCTTGTTAACGCACCGAAGTTTACGTCTGTACCTGTATCAATTTTTGTCGCCGCGATTGGCTCTTTTGATTTACGGTCATTCATAATTAATGGAATCCATTGTTTTAACGTTTCTGGATCATCAGAGAATTCCATTCCTTCAAATAATGGGTTAGCTGTCATTGCTGCGTGACGCTTTTTAAGATACTCAACATTGTTCGCACCTTGTACCATACTCATGTGTGGTAAAGGCATGATGAAATCTTGAGGGTTTTCGATTTGACCTGTTTTTACAAGGTAAGACCAGAACTGTAAAGAATCTTGGAATTGCTTATTTACGTTAATCGCTTTTGTAATATCGATTGTTCCATCTTTTTTCTCACTTGTATAGTTTAATTCGCATAAAGCGGCATGCCCTGTTCCGGCATTGTTTAATTCGTGAGAGCTTTCCTCACCTGCTTTTGCTAACTGCTCAAATACAGTAATTTTCCACTCTGGTGCTAATTCTTTAAGCATTGTACCTAAAGTAGCACTCATAATTCCGGCACCAATTAAGATAACGTCTGATTTAATATGATTGTTACTCATTTTTACCTTCCCTTGTATATATTAAGATTTTTAGAATTTTGAAAGCGCTCTATTTCATTGTCGACAACATAATAATGGAAAAGAGCTACGTATTCTAGATC
The sequence above is a segment of the Solibacillus sp. FSL H8-0523 genome. Coding sequences within it:
- a CDS encoding ABC transporter ATP-binding protein, which codes for MLKINDIDVYYGNIQALKGLSLEVNEGEIVTLIGANGAGKSTLLKTISGLLKPKRGSIEYLGAAIDGKAAQSIVKDGISHVPEGRRVFSNMTVEENLELGAYLRKDKDGIKKDMEHVYELFPRLLERRKQLSGTLSGGEQQMLAMGRALMAKPKLIIMDEPSMGLAPLMVKNIFNIIKMVNKEGVTVLLVEQNANMALSVAHRAYVLETGKIVLAGTAKELQESEEVKAAYLGGL
- a CDS encoding class I SAM-dependent methyltransferase, with protein sequence MNEQQFDKFLNIDTVGFQYGFPKLAKYHRYEPTPYSGLEQLFEHYEMPAGGHFLDVGCGKGRVPIYIYHRFDVPAKGIEMDQKFFVEAEHNKERYLKKCGKKQGAIEFYHLIAEHYEIKKQDQVFFFFNPFSVHVFREFMQHIYTSYEQNPRIIDIVLYYPSPDYLDYLQQDLALEYYMNIKLRHEKNENERIVVFRIS
- a CDS encoding methylated-DNA--[protein]-cysteine S-methyltransferase encodes the protein MFYQLDYHSPIGVIEITATNHQITAVLFASREHVVFEKTEATPVVLNRCYEQLDEYFKGERQQFTVPYLHEGTVFQNHVWQALTTIPFGKTASYKEIAEVIGNVKAVRAVGMTNSKNQLSIIVPCHRVIGKNGKLTGYAGGLWRKEWLLEHEKKDQ
- a CDS encoding branched-chain amino acid ABC transporter permease, which translates into the protein MKKSKIFWGYAVLALVIYAVVQLLISNGVIAFYYQNMFIAMCINIMLAVSLHVIIGVTGQFSIGHAGFLAVGAYISAICTMKLGMPFITAILVGAVVAALAGLLVGIPSLRLKGDYLAIATLGFAEIIRIVFLNIDYVGGAAGMTVTHQATWTYAFFGTFITILVIANFTKSRHGRACISIREDEIAADAMGINTTYYKVVAFAIGSFFAGVAGAIYAHNYYLIQPTAFGFLKSFDILIFVVLGGLGSLSGSVIAAILLTIVSTYLQGFPETRMIIYSLVLILVMLYRPTGLLGTKEITEFFKFGKKGGTGV
- a CDS encoding malate:quinone oxidoreductase, which codes for MSNNHIKSDVILIGAGIMSATLGTMLKELAPEWKITVFEQLAKAGEESSHELNNAGTGHAALCELNYTSEKKDGTIDITKAINVNKQFQDSLQFWSYLVKTGQIENPQDFIMPLPHMSMVQGANNVEYLKKRHAAMTANPLFEGMEFSDDPETLKQWIPLIMNDRKSKEPIAATKIDTGTDVNFGALTRTLVANLQKQDVDVNYNHSVLDVKRNKEGLWEVKVHDKNSGKVEYHTAKFVFLGAGGGSLELLQKTGIPESKHVGGFPISGLFLVCNNEEVVNQHHAKVYGKAAVGAPPMSVPHLDTRFIDGKKSLLFGPFAGFNTKFLKTGSYMDLPASIKPHNLVTLMACGMKNMDLTTYLMKEVMASKDKRIEELRQFVPTAKSEDWEIIVAGQRVQVIKDTPAGKGTLQFGTEVINSEDGSIAALLGASPGASTAVSVMIKVINQCFPQEVKAWEAKIKEMIPAYGQNLAENTALLKEVHESTAEALNLNK
- a CDS encoding ABC transporter substrate-binding protein yields the protein MGKHNKMKKYGSLFMATALLTGVLAGCGSDEDASKSGSGNAVSGDTIKIGANLELSGNVASYGSSINDGAKLAIEEINAAGGIDGKQIEYIPVDNKSETAEATSAAIRLAEQEKVVAMLAPATSGNSVATVQIANQHKVPMVTGSGTAPNVTVNDDGSVNAYAFRTCFIDPFQGTVAANFATNEIKAKNVAIFADNASDYAKGLAASFKETIEANGGSVIAEEAYVAKDVDFKSQLTNIKGKNPDFIFIPGYYEEVGLIVKQAREAGITVPLMGADGWDSPTLVDLAGGDALNNTFITNHYSSEDPDAKIQDFVTAFNDEYGQAPNAFHALGYDSIYFIVDAINRVDGDITSVAVQEQLAATKDLSLVTGTFTVDENHNPVKSATVLEFVDGKQQFNSKVNP
- a CDS encoding branched-chain amino acid ABC transporter permease; amino-acid sequence: MEWIQQLVNGISLGSIYALIALGYTMVYGIIKLINFAHGDVFMLGAFIGFYAIARWEMNVFLALILAMILCAVIGVIIERIAYKRLRNATRIAALITAIGVSLLIEYTVIFFRGSSPEAYPNVFSKTNFDIFGVQISTLAIFILSVSIFLMLLLQFIVHKTKIGKAMRAVSHDADAAKLMGINVDNTISATFAIGSALAGAAGVIFGIYYTRIDPLMGMLPGIKAFIAAVLGGIGIIPGAMVGGLLLGVVETVVSALGYSLWRDAAAFVILILILIIRPAGIFGKNTREKV
- a CDS encoding ABC transporter ATP-binding protein, translated to MSSALLQVDKLGIQFGGLKAVQNVDFYMNQGELVGLIGPNGAGKTTTFNMLTGVYAPTEGKILFDGKSIGGLDPYKVTRQGISRTFQNIRLFKELSVLDNVKVANHGLAKHNLISSIFRLPSHFKGEAKMEEESLAFLKIFGLDVYRDELSKNLPYGMQRRLEIARALAANPKLLLLDEPAAGMNPQETHDLMELIAFIRKEFDLTILLIEHDMHLVMGICERIYVLDHGQLIADGTPEEIRSNPKVIEAYLGEEVTE